The Stigmatella aurantiaca DW4/3-1 genome contains the following window.
CCGCGGGGAATGGCCTCAGGATGCGTCCCGCGGCCTCCGTCAGGAAGGCCTCGGGCGGCTGATTGAAGAGCATCAGGAAGCCGTCATCCGTGTTCATCACGGGCACCGGGGCACCCGCTGCGTCGAGGGACACGGCCCGGTAGGTGATGGGGCCGGTGAGGGACGCCACCGCGGGCGCCGGATCCAAGCCCACGCGGGTGGCATAGCTGCCCACGCGCTCCTGGGCCGTGGCCGGGTCGATCTGGATCTCGAAGAACCCCGCGGCCCGCGCCTCCCAGACCTCCGCCATGGCATTGAGGGCCGTGGCGCGGCCGGTGTCCGTGCCGAGCAGCCCCGCGGCATAGAGGCTGGCCGCGCCCCGCAGCGCGGCGGGGACGAGGGAGGCGTTGACGTCGAAGGGGTACTTGCCGAAGCCCAGGCCCGCGCCCGAGTCGCGCCAGTTGCCGACCTCGGGGTGGGTGATGGCCACCAGGTTGGCGGCGACGGGGTTCTGGCTGAAGGGCTGGGCCTTGCGGACGATGAGCTCGATGTTGCGTTGAAGGGCGCTCTGGTAGCTCTCGCCCGAGGGCGTCTTGCGCGCGAGGAATGCCTGGATGCGGCCCTGTCCGGACGGGCTGGTGGCATAGGACGCGAGCACGGCGGGCAGGATGAAGTCGCTGTCGACCATCTTGTAGTCGAGCCAGGGCGAGAACATGTCCCCCGGCGGAGGCGGGGGCGGCTCCTGGTTGCCATTGCGGACGACCCAGGCGTAGTCCCCCAGCGCCTCCTCGTGGGCCACGGCGCCCTGCGGCCCGAGGCGGTCGATCACCGCGCCCAGGCCCGCCTCCATGACGGGGGGCTGGAGAACGGGCATGAGCATGCGCAGGGACAGCAGCGTGTCGCGCCCGAAGTAGGTGAGGAAGCGCCAGGAGCCCGCCAGGAGCTTCTCCTGGTACGACAGGAAGGCGAGCGCGTGGAGGGCGGTCGGGTTGTTCGCGGCCTGGGCGGTAACCAGCTCGCCGAGGGGAATGGGCGTCAGCGGCGTGTAGTCGATCAAGGCCGTGGTGCGCAGGCGGATCTTCCCGCTGGGCCCCGCGCGGAAGACGAGCTGGCTTCCCTCCACGGCGCCGGTCGTCCCATCCAGGTACTCCAGCTTCAGCTGGATGTGGTGCTTCCCATCGAGGCAGTTGAACGTGAGGGTGCTCGAGGCGGTGGCTTGCTGGAGCGAGACGTCGAACTCCGGGGGAATCGTGGCCCCGTAGAAGTAGTCCCGCACGTTGCGCACGTTGCCGAGGACGGCCTTTTTGATGCGCAGCAGCGGGGCATCGCTCGTCAGCACGGAGCTGACGCCCCACAGGCCATGGGAGAGCTGAACCGGCTCCAGCGGGCCTTCGACCACCAGCTCCGTGGGTTGGGCGGGAGGATAAAACCAGACGCCAATGCCCGTGTTCTCCGCGGGGAAACCCCACACCACCCGGGGCGCCAGCCCGGACGTGGTGAGCTGATGCGCGGCCACGGGGCCTTGGCGGAAGAAGGAATTCCGGACGTTGGCCTCGGTGATGTCGAACGCCAGCACCTCTCCGGCAGGCGCCTCGGGGGGCGAGGAGGTATCCCGGCAAGAGAGGGTCAGCACGAGGCACAGGGCCGGACACGCACGGAGCAGAAACAGCAGACACCGCTGGAGCATGGTTGCAGTTCTCTTTCGTGTTGGGGGCGGGGAGCTTTGGATCAGTGAGAGCCCCGGAATCAAGGCACTCCGCGTTGAAGTGGGCCTGGAATTGTCTTCCAGTGGAACGGTCAATTCCGTCAGGTTTTGGCAGCCAGTATCATTCGCTGGGCAGGCATGCCGTCTGGGACAGGGGGAGCATCTTGGAGTGCTTTCGTTGCAGAGCCTCGGGTCCAGCGGACGCCGCCTATTGCTACCGGTGCGGCACCGCCCTGTCGGCCCCCGCCCCCGCGCAGGGGGGGACGCGCCGGCTGCTGACGGTGCTGTTCTCGGATCTCTCGGGCTACACCGCCATGAACGAGGTGCTGGACCCCGAGGAGGTGTCCGAGGTGCTCGGCCGCATCAAGGAGGGGGCGCGGCGCATCGTCGAGGCGCATGGCGGGGTGGTGAATCAGTTCGTGGGCGACGAGGTGATGGCCCTCTTTGGCATGCCGACCGCGCACGAGGATGACGCGCGCCGGGCGGTCAGCGCCGCGCTGGAAATGCACCGCTTCGTGGGCGAGCTGAGCGCCGAGGTGGCTCCCCGCCTGGGGCGCCCGTTGCACCTGCACACCGGCCTCACGACGGGCACCGTCCTGGTGAGGCCCAGCGACATCCGGGATGGGCTCTACAGCGTCACCGGCGACACGGTGAACACGGCCGCGCGCCTGCTCTCGAAGGCCGAGCAGGATGAGATCCTCATCGGTGCCCCCACCTCCCGGTTGGCCGCGCCCTTCTTCCAGGTGAAGGAGCGCGAGCCGCTGGACCTGAAGGGCAAGGCCCGGCGGGTTCCCGCCTACCGCGTGCTGGGCCCGGCGGCGCGGACCTCCTTTGAAGTCTCCCAGCGGCGAGGGCTGACGGCCTATATCGGCCGGCAGAAAGAGCTGAAGCAGCTCGAAGGCCTGCTCGCGCGCACCGTCGCCGGCGAGCACATGGCCATCACCGTGGCGGGGCCGCCGGGATTGGGCAAGAGCCGGCTGCTCTACGAGGTGGAGCACCGGGCGCTCCAGTGGGGGATGTTGGTGCTGCATGGCCGCTGTGAGGCCTACGGCAGCGTGACGCCCTACCAGCCCTTCCTGCACGTGCTCCGGGATTTGCTGGGCCTGACCGAGGAGGGCGCGCCCCGCGAGGTGCGGGCCCGGGTCGATGCCGCCGTCCGGGTGCTGGAGAACGCCGAGCTGGAGCGGCGCCTGCCCTTTTTGCTGCACCTGTTGTCGCTGAACGCGGGGCAGAACATGGCCCCCGGGGGCCTGGAAGGGGACCAGCTCCGCCGCGAACTGGCGGAGACCCTCCGGGTTCTGCTCCATGGGCTCGCGCACCGCCTGCCGGTGTTGCTGATGCTGGAGGACTGGCACTGGGCGGACGCGGCCTCGGATGCGGCCCTGCGCTACCTGGTGAGCACCATCGAGGGCTTCCCGGTGATGTTCCTGGTGAACCACCGCGACGACTACTGCCCGCGCTGGGGCAGCGTGCCTTCCGTGGCGCTCCGGCTGGGTCCCCTCCAGCCGGAGGAGACCGCGTCCATGGTGCGGGCGCTGCTGGGCGGGGCGGGCACCCTGCCCGAGCGGTTGTTCGCGATGGTGCACGAGCGCACGGGGGGCAATCCCTTCTTCATCGAGGAGGTGTGCCGGGCCCTGCTCGAGGGCGAGGAGGTGGTGATCGAGGAGGCGGGGCCCCGGTTGACCCGCGAACTCACCCGGCTCGATGTGCCCGACAGCGTGCAGGCGGTGGTGCGCGCGCGCATCGACCGGCTCGGGGCCGCCGAGGCGGAGGTGCTGGCGCTGGCCGCGGTCGTGGGAACCGACGTTCCGCTCCGGTTGCTGGAGCGGCTCGTGGAGGCGCCCGAGCGGCTCCCGGACCTGCTGGAGCGGCTGAAGGCCGCGGAGATGCTCTGGGAGGACGGGGAGGGCCGGGAGCAGATGTACCGCTTCAAGCACCTCATCATCCATGACGTGGCCTATGGCTCGCAGATGCTCAGCCAGCGCCGGGGGCTGCACATCCGCGTGGGCGAAGTGCTGGAGGAGCTCTCCGCCATCCGGCCCATGGAGCACTTCGAGGCGCTGGCCCACCACTACGGAAGGGGAGAGCAGTACGGCAAGGCCTCGCTCTACGCCGAGCTGGCGGGGGACAAGGCGGCCCAGTCGCACGCGCTGGAGGCCGCGCGCCGGCAATACGAGCGGGCCCTGGAGTTCCTCGAGAAGCTGGACCGGACGCAGGAGCTGATGCGCCGCCGGGTGGAGCTGGTCATCCGCTGGAGCAAGGCCGCCCTCCACAAGCCCTCCACGCGGCAGGTGAATGCGCTGGAGGAGTGCTACGCCATCTCGCTGGAGATCGGCTACCCGAAGGGCGCGATGCGGTGCGGGTTCTGGGCAGGCTTCCTCCAGTACGCCCTGGGCAACCAGGCCGAGGCGGTGTGGCACTTCGAGCGGGTGCTGCCCCTGGCCCGCGAGCTGGGGGATGGGCAGATGGTGGCGCAGATCCAGCTCAGCCTGGGGCAGAGCTTCGCGGTCTCCACCGAGTACCAGCAGGCACTGGAGTGTTTCTCGAAGGGCATGGCCTTTCCGCCCTCCTTCGGGGTGGAGGCACACGCGGCGAAGGCCTACGCGATGGGCTACCTGGGCATGCTGCATGGAGACCAGGGCCGCTTCGACGAGGGCTACCGGTGCCTGGAAGAGGGGCTGCGGATGGTCCGGACGCTCGGGCGGCGCTCGCTGGAGGGCTCGGTGGTGACCCTGCAAGCCATGGTGCGGCTGTGGCAAGGGGACTGGAACGCCTCGTTGGAAGCGGCGCTGTGGCTGCGCTCGGAGGCGGAGCGGATGGGCGGCCCGTTCATCATCGCCATGAGCAAGACGGTGGAGGGCTTCGCGCGCTTTCACCTCTCGGGCGGGGCCGCGGCCATCACGCTCTTGAGCGAGGCGGTGTCCTGGCTGGAGGAGAATGACACCCGGCTGGCCCTCTCGTGGAACCAGGCGTGTCTGGCCGAGGCGCTGGCGCTGGAAGGCCGGGGCGATGAGGCGCGGCGCCAGGCGGACCGGGCGCTGACCCGCGCGCTGTCCGGGGACCGGCGCGGGGAGGCGATGGCGCACCGTGCCCTGGGGCTGGCCGCCGCGCGCAGCTACCTGCCGGACCATGCCCGGGCCTTGGAGCACCTGGAGAAGAGCATCGAGGTGGCCCGCCGCAAGGACTCTCCCCGCGAGGAGGCCCTCTCCCGCTTCCGGATGGCCGAGAGCCTGCGGGCCCTGGGCCGCCGCGACGAAGCGGCCCATCAGCTCGGGCTGTCACTGCCTCGGCTCGAGGAGATGAACATGGTCTGGTACCGCCAGCAGGCGCACGTGCTCTGGGAAGGGCTCGCCGGGGCCTTGCCGCGGTGAGCCCGCCCCGGACGGGCCTCCGGAAAAAGGGTGTGCGACGCAACTTACAATGTCCCACCCTGGATAATGGTTGCATACAGCGTCACACATCTGGATGTCACCATGGGCACGACCATCAAAGAGCGATTCCAGGCGGTTACCTCCTTCCGGGAGCCAGGGCTGGCCCCGAAGGCTTCGGGGAAAGACGTTCCCCGGACGCCCGCCACCGAGGGGGCGCGCGTTTCCGCCCGGTCCGGCGATGGCTTCGACCGGGCGGCCCCCGCGCCGCTGAAGGCCCCTGCGCTCGAAGGTTCCCCAGGGGCCCCGCCCCGGCCGGCGGAGGCCGCGGAGGACTCGGATCCGATGAAGCACATCGCCTACTTGGCCTCGGACGAGCTGAAAGGCCGTGACAGCCCGTCGGCGGGGCTGAGCGCCGCCTCGGCCTATGTGGAGCAGTTCGCGAAGAAGTACGGGCTGGTGGGTCCCAACGTTCAGAACGCGGCCAGCCCCTAC
Protein-coding sequences here:
- a CDS encoding ATP-binding protein, which produces MECFRCRASGPADAAYCYRCGTALSAPAPAQGGTRRLLTVLFSDLSGYTAMNEVLDPEEVSEVLGRIKEGARRIVEAHGGVVNQFVGDEVMALFGMPTAHEDDARRAVSAALEMHRFVGELSAEVAPRLGRPLHLHTGLTTGTVLVRPSDIRDGLYSVTGDTVNTAARLLSKAEQDEILIGAPTSRLAAPFFQVKEREPLDLKGKARRVPAYRVLGPAARTSFEVSQRRGLTAYIGRQKELKQLEGLLARTVAGEHMAITVAGPPGLGKSRLLYEVEHRALQWGMLVLHGRCEAYGSVTPYQPFLHVLRDLLGLTEEGAPREVRARVDAAVRVLENAELERRLPFLLHLLSLNAGQNMAPGGLEGDQLRRELAETLRVLLHGLAHRLPVLLMLEDWHWADAASDAALRYLVSTIEGFPVMFLVNHRDDYCPRWGSVPSVALRLGPLQPEETASMVRALLGGAGTLPERLFAMVHERTGGNPFFIEEVCRALLEGEEVVIEEAGPRLTRELTRLDVPDSVQAVVRARIDRLGAAEAEVLALAAVVGTDVPLRLLERLVEAPERLPDLLERLKAAEMLWEDGEGREQMYRFKHLIIHDVAYGSQMLSQRRGLHIRVGEVLEELSAIRPMEHFEALAHHYGRGEQYGKASLYAELAGDKAAQSHALEAARRQYERALEFLEKLDRTQELMRRRVELVIRWSKAALHKPSTRQVNALEECYAISLEIGYPKGAMRCGFWAGFLQYALGNQAEAVWHFERVLPLARELGDGQMVAQIQLSLGQSFAVSTEYQQALECFSKGMAFPPSFGVEAHAAKAYAMGYLGMLHGDQGRFDEGYRCLEEGLRMVRTLGRRSLEGSVVTLQAMVRLWQGDWNASLEAALWLRSEAERMGGPFIIAMSKTVEGFARFHLSGGAAAITLLSEAVSWLEENDTRLALSWNQACLAEALALEGRGDEARRQADRALTRALSGDRRGEAMAHRALGLAAARSYLPDHARALEHLEKSIEVARRKDSPREEALSRFRMAESLRALGRRDEAAHQLGLSLPRLEEMNMVWYRQQAHVLWEGLAGALPR